In the genome of Candidatus Baltobacteraceae bacterium, one region contains:
- a CDS encoding YbhB/YbcL family Raf kinase inhibitor-like protein, producing the protein MLTKKWCFVAALAATLSTLAACSGGGDSGFPVTPSVPGSVDGGPDMPETTESAEPAESAEPAPGGGSVVPQPLGTPVVIASSNPSPLPSASATGNTVFVPHASGRPIAPAVPTAAAFTLRSTTFKDGKFVPLTMVRKGNGCDGGNMSPELHWTGAPKKTKSFAVLMFDATTKLGHWGMYGISKTSTSLPRNAATASSKYGKQVFSYDGPCPPRGKTHHYVFTLDALDTALSLSPSARVEDLNVAIRGHVLGTASIAGLYKK; encoded by the coding sequence ATGCTGACGAAAAAATGGTGTTTTGTTGCGGCGCTCGCTGCGACGCTTTCAACGCTCGCCGCTTGCAGCGGCGGCGGAGATAGCGGCTTCCCTGTAACGCCGAGCGTACCGGGTTCGGTTGACGGCGGTCCGGATATGCCCGAAACCACGGAGTCGGCAGAGCCGGCGGAATCGGCGGAGCCGGCGCCCGGGGGCGGTTCGGTCGTTCCGCAACCGCTCGGCACACCGGTCGTCATCGCGTCGAGCAATCCAAGCCCACTGCCGAGCGCGAGCGCCACGGGAAATACGGTGTTCGTTCCTCATGCAAGCGGCAGACCGATTGCCCCCGCCGTCCCCACGGCGGCCGCCTTTACGTTACGCAGCACGACGTTCAAAGACGGCAAGTTCGTGCCGCTAACGATGGTGCGCAAAGGCAACGGTTGCGACGGCGGCAATATGTCGCCGGAACTTCACTGGACCGGCGCGCCGAAAAAAACGAAGAGCTTCGCCGTTCTCATGTTCGACGCGACCACCAAGCTCGGGCATTGGGGGATGTACGGCATTTCGAAAACTTCGACCAGCCTTCCACGAAATGCCGCGACGGCTTCGAGCAAATACGGCAAGCAGGTCTTCAGTTACGACGGTCCGTGCCCGCCCCGCGGAAAGACGCACCACTACGTCTTCACGCTCGATGCTCTGGATACGGCGTTGAGCTTGTCGCCTTCCGCTCGCGTCGAAGACCTCAACGTCGCAATCCGCGGGCACGTTCTGGGAACCGCTTCGATCGCCGGCCTCTACAAAAAGTAG
- the senA gene encoding selenoneine synthase SenA, which produces MRVLYPNERNMREYRCAVTELPDRELGLVGDAMTTDVTVPPAEALLDARARTLALVDDLRDDLLLVPMLDTINPILWEIGHVASFTEFWTLRHLHGRDPMIAGADKLYDSAKVAHDARWSLPLPSRARTMDFMARQLDDTLNHPCDDARAGYFNTLSLLHEDMHDEALIYTRHILSYPQPQFGFAPLPHSAERIEGDAHVPAGNYTIGARPGDGFIFDNEKWAHEVYVDSFSIAKRTVTNAEFAAFVEAGGYARDDLWSHEGLAWRNQARAQHPAYWRENGGLWERRQFDRYVALREREPVVNVNAFEAEAYCKWAGRRLPTEAEWEAAASGPAHLRFPWGDTSWTPERANLDAHYGGVCEVDAFASSAGPFGCVQMIGNVWEWTATTFLPYPGFSPDSYKEYSEPWFATHRSLRGGAWSTRARMVSNRWRNFYRPQRVDIITGFRTCAR; this is translated from the coding sequence ATGCGCGTCTTGTATCCCAACGAACGCAATATGCGGGAATACCGCTGCGCGGTGACGGAATTGCCGGACCGAGAACTGGGACTTGTGGGAGATGCGATGACGACCGACGTAACGGTCCCGCCCGCGGAAGCGCTGCTCGACGCGCGCGCGCGAACGCTCGCGCTCGTCGACGACTTGCGCGACGATCTCCTGCTCGTGCCGATGCTCGATACCATCAACCCCATTTTGTGGGAAATCGGGCACGTCGCCTCTTTTACCGAGTTCTGGACGCTGCGCCACTTGCACGGTCGCGATCCCATGATCGCCGGTGCCGACAAACTCTACGATTCGGCGAAGGTCGCGCACGACGCACGCTGGTCGCTGCCGTTACCGTCGCGCGCTCGAACGATGGACTTCATGGCGCGCCAACTCGACGACACGCTCAATCATCCGTGCGACGACGCGCGGGCCGGATACTTCAACACGTTATCTTTATTGCACGAAGACATGCACGACGAGGCGCTCATCTACACGCGTCACATCCTTTCGTACCCGCAACCGCAGTTCGGCTTCGCGCCGCTTCCTCACAGCGCCGAACGGATCGAAGGCGACGCGCACGTGCCCGCCGGCAACTACACGATCGGCGCGCGACCGGGTGACGGTTTCATCTTCGATAACGAGAAGTGGGCGCACGAAGTTTACGTCGACTCCTTTTCTATCGCAAAGCGCACCGTAACCAACGCCGAGTTCGCCGCCTTCGTCGAAGCCGGAGGATACGCGCGCGACGACCTGTGGAGCCACGAAGGTTTAGCGTGGCGCAACCAAGCGCGGGCGCAACATCCGGCGTACTGGCGCGAAAACGGCGGCCTGTGGGAACGCCGGCAGTTCGATCGCTACGTTGCGCTGCGCGAGCGCGAACCGGTCGTCAACGTCAACGCGTTCGAGGCGGAGGCGTATTGCAAATGGGCCGGTCGCCGCTTGCCAACCGAAGCGGAGTGGGAAGCGGCGGCATCGGGGCCCGCGCACCTTCGCTTTCCGTGGGGTGACACGTCATGGACGCCGGAGCGCGCCAACCTCGACGCGCACTACGGCGGCGTCTGTGAGGTCGACGCCTTCGCGAGTTCGGCCGGCCCGTTCGGCTGCGTTCAAATGATAGGCAACGTCTGGGAATGGACCGCGACTACGTTTCTCCCCTACCCAGGCTTCTCGCCGGATTCTTATAAGGAATATTCAGAGCCCTGGTTTGCCACGCACCGGTCGCTGCGGGGTGGCGCGTGGTCGACGCGGGCTCGCATGGTGTCCAACCGCTGGCGCAACTTTTATCGCCCGCAACGCGTCGACATTATCACGGGTTTTCGCACCTGCGCTCGCTAG
- a CDS encoding alpha/beta hydrolase, translating into MRASSLAILAASFLVGAAASPLPQGAVGLHLAPCTIGKTKVPSRCGTFVVYEDRAARSGRTIALPVVILNARHPNGRALVWNPGGPGAGSTQFASFIADGQFLKEIDRLRDRYDIAFLDNRGTSGPHYQQCDLAPRAHPDLYFRQTWPDSLLTACRARLARNADLSLYTTNVAADDLDDFRAAMGYPKLVLDGNSYGTYFYLVYIRRHRGYVESAILDGVAPPHILIIPLEDAYGAQLAMNSLAESCKSDLKCNRNFPAFAAHFAALARRFDDGPLEITIQNPVTKRSQKVALSKEVFADRLRQTLYTAGPAAYVPYIVERAYRGDYVPLGRMIDQTTQGLASILGTGLNLSVTCAEDIPFITDDEIARTSAGSFEGDARVRAQQRACKIWNVEPVSADFNQPVRSDVSVLMVSGTDDPTSPQRYGKVELQYLPNGRRALVKGASHGFETPCIDKLKVDFVLAGTAKHLNVDACGGSFARPPFATSMNGF; encoded by the coding sequence ATGAGAGCGTCAAGCCTAGCGATTCTGGCAGCTTCCTTTCTCGTCGGCGCGGCGGCTTCACCGTTGCCGCAGGGCGCTGTGGGACTGCATCTTGCCCCGTGCACGATCGGAAAAACGAAGGTGCCCTCGCGCTGCGGCACGTTCGTGGTCTACGAAGACCGCGCCGCACGGTCGGGTCGAACGATCGCGCTGCCGGTGGTGATTCTCAACGCGCGTCATCCCAACGGTCGCGCATTAGTGTGGAACCCGGGCGGTCCGGGTGCAGGCTCGACGCAGTTCGCCTCGTTCATCGCCGACGGTCAGTTCCTCAAGGAAATCGACCGCCTGCGCGACCGTTACGACATCGCGTTTCTCGATAATCGCGGCACGAGCGGACCGCATTACCAGCAGTGCGATCTCGCGCCGCGCGCGCATCCGGATTTGTATTTCCGGCAGACCTGGCCCGATTCGCTGTTGACTGCGTGTCGTGCCCGTTTAGCGCGCAACGCCGACCTCAGCCTCTACACCACGAACGTGGCCGCCGACGATCTCGACGATTTCCGCGCGGCCATGGGCTACCCGAAGCTCGTGCTCGACGGGAACTCGTACGGTACGTATTTCTACTTGGTGTATATCCGCCGTCATCGAGGCTACGTGGAAAGCGCGATCCTCGACGGCGTCGCCCCGCCGCACATCTTGATTATTCCGCTGGAAGACGCCTACGGCGCGCAGCTCGCGATGAACTCATTGGCGGAGTCGTGCAAAAGCGACCTGAAGTGCAACCGAAACTTTCCGGCCTTCGCAGCACATTTTGCGGCGCTCGCACGGCGTTTCGACGACGGCCCCCTCGAGATCACGATTCAAAACCCGGTCACGAAACGGTCGCAAAAGGTTGCGCTTTCAAAGGAAGTCTTTGCCGATCGGCTGCGCCAGACGCTCTATACCGCCGGGCCGGCCGCGTACGTTCCGTATATCGTCGAACGCGCGTATCGCGGCGACTACGTTCCGTTGGGCCGTATGATCGACCAAACCACGCAAGGCCTGGCGTCGATCTTGGGTACGGGCCTCAATCTCTCCGTGACCTGCGCCGAGGATATCCCGTTCATCACCGACGACGAGATCGCGCGCACCAGCGCCGGTTCGTTCGAAGGGGATGCGCGCGTGCGCGCGCAGCAGCGCGCGTGTAAGATTTGGAACGTCGAGCCGGTCTCGGCCGATTTCAATCAGCCGGTTCGCAGCGACGTGTCGGTGCTAATGGTCTCGGGCACCGACGATCCAACCAGCCCGCAACGATACGGCAAGGTGGAGCTGCAATATCTTCCCAACGGCCGGCGCGCCCTGGTGAAGGGAGCGTCACACGGGTTCGAAACGCCGTGCATCGATAAGCTCAAGGTCGACTTCGTGTTGGCCGGCACCGCGAAACATCTCAACGTCGACGCGTGCGGCGGTTCCTTCGCGCGGCCGCCGTTCGCGACGTCGATGAACGGGTTTTAG
- a CDS encoding beta-1,3-glucanase family protein: MLFDRRIIVASLIAALAACGGGNHVLPGSPAGFSPTLRERAAGSSTTLTFVDQNSTPLTKIWFCYYGLDPVNGTPLYLADAKGALKKSVQSSKPSSAMCLNAGSAASFVIPELNGGRLYVSFAKPLLLTVGADKRIIPPNPAVPKDANYGTKWDFYELTYVPETGATSGRFNLNVSTLQSANLPMDFAVSGVIPGTKTAASYKRGWKPGGAAQFVKQIQANDAYKNLVLPGTNRVLAPGTGIAAYTSKNIPKPIFAANYYDKYVNAVWDKYQTATLTFIADPPPNSQKKVAWTGKVVNGQFIFTPEKNTLGLVPMAWKKPVTVDVFENNFKFCVKGCGTDGSLQQNYALQIFGTLIAAFNRSVMLTDTTFTTNPDGAWCKNMKNWYKDPTTNLFSSYMHANSLQGLAYAFQSDDHCDVSSFVAVWNPRNFKITFLAN; encoded by the coding sequence ATGCTTTTTGATCGCCGTATTATCGTCGCTTCCCTAATCGCGGCCCTGGCTGCCTGTGGCGGGGGAAATCACGTGCTTCCCGGTTCGCCAGCCGGATTTAGCCCGACGTTGCGAGAGCGCGCGGCAGGGTCGTCGACTACGCTGACGTTCGTCGACCAGAACAGCACGCCGCTGACAAAAATCTGGTTTTGCTATTATGGCTTGGACCCGGTAAACGGAACGCCGCTGTATCTGGCCGATGCGAAAGGCGCGCTAAAAAAGAGCGTCCAGTCGAGCAAGCCGTCGAGCGCCATGTGTTTGAACGCCGGCTCTGCCGCGTCGTTCGTCATCCCGGAACTCAACGGCGGACGCCTGTACGTTTCGTTTGCGAAACCGCTGCTCTTGACCGTTGGCGCCGACAAACGGATCATTCCGCCGAATCCTGCCGTTCCGAAGGACGCAAACTACGGAACCAAATGGGATTTCTACGAGCTCACTTACGTTCCCGAAACGGGAGCAACGAGCGGACGGTTCAACCTTAACGTCTCGACCTTGCAGAGCGCAAATCTTCCCATGGATTTTGCCGTCAGCGGCGTGATTCCGGGGACCAAGACCGCCGCGAGCTACAAGCGGGGCTGGAAACCCGGCGGTGCCGCGCAGTTCGTGAAGCAAATTCAGGCGAACGACGCATATAAAAATCTGGTCCTGCCCGGTACGAACCGCGTACTTGCGCCGGGAACCGGAATTGCCGCCTACACTTCAAAGAACATTCCGAAGCCGATTTTCGCGGCAAATTACTACGACAAGTACGTAAACGCCGTCTGGGACAAGTACCAAACTGCGACCCTGACGTTTATCGCCGACCCCCCGCCGAACTCGCAGAAGAAGGTCGCGTGGACCGGTAAGGTCGTCAACGGGCAGTTCATCTTCACACCCGAGAAAAATACCCTCGGTCTCGTCCCGATGGCCTGGAAAAAGCCGGTAACGGTCGACGTCTTCGAAAACAACTTCAAGTTCTGCGTCAAGGGATGCGGCACCGACGGTAGTCTACAGCAGAACTATGCCCTGCAGATCTTCGGCACGCTCATTGCCGCTTTCAACCGATCCGTGATGCTCACGGATACGACGTTCACGACCAATCCGGACGGCGCGTGGTGCAAGAACATGAAGAACTGGTACAAGGATCCGACGACCAACCTATTCTCGAGCTACATGCACGCAAATTCGCTTCAGGGTCTTGCGTATGCGTTCCAAAGCGACGACCACTGCGACGTGAGCAGTTTCGTCGCGGTCTGGAATCCGAGGAACTTTAAGATTACGTTCCTCGCCAACTAA
- a CDS encoding FAD-dependent oxidoreductase: MKKADAIVIGSGQGGVPLAVELAKGGRHVLLFERDELGGSCINYGCTPSKSFLAAAHNAGRARRAKNLGVHATVSVDFPFVMNRLRDIRQSFRDEIKKKLSDAGVEIVHAEAAFTAQRTVKGGDVEVTAPLIVINTGTSAAIPNVTGLADTPYLTNVSFFGQTELPKRFLVLGGGYIGLELGQGMARVGSKVTILHNGDRVLNNEESDVSACLEESLHADGIDLQLNAAVSSVTFKDGVFTVELAGGKRFEGDRFLVATGRTPNTAALDCQRGGIALDSRGYVNIDEQFHTSCKGVYAIGDVSGQPAFTHVSWEDYRRMVDIIAGGKRTRSDRVLGYAVFTEPQVGRAGLTYDQAIKKGIRARREEIPLSDVARAIEWGEERGFYRMVVDEATDKIVGASLVGYEASEIVHVFIAHMQAGSTWKTLDDSVHIHPTYCEGLPTLARMFESSIKRPM, from the coding sequence ATGAAAAAAGCGGATGCGATCGTTATCGGCAGCGGGCAAGGCGGAGTTCCGCTTGCGGTCGAGCTCGCCAAGGGCGGCCGGCACGTGCTGCTTTTCGAGCGCGACGAACTGGGCGGGAGCTGCATCAACTACGGATGCACGCCGTCTAAATCGTTTCTGGCCGCGGCACACAATGCCGGGCGAGCGCGCCGCGCAAAGAATCTCGGCGTACACGCGACCGTCAGCGTCGACTTTCCGTTCGTCATGAACCGCTTGCGCGATATCCGGCAGTCCTTCCGTGACGAGATCAAAAAGAAACTGTCCGATGCCGGCGTGGAAATCGTGCACGCCGAGGCAGCCTTCACCGCGCAACGCACGGTCAAGGGCGGCGACGTCGAAGTGACCGCGCCGCTGATCGTGATCAACACCGGAACTTCAGCTGCCATCCCTAACGTCACGGGCCTCGCGGATACCCCATATCTGACCAACGTGAGCTTCTTTGGCCAGACGGAGCTTCCAAAGCGTTTTCTCGTGCTCGGCGGCGGATACATCGGTCTGGAGCTCGGGCAAGGCATGGCGCGCGTAGGCAGCAAGGTCACGATTCTTCACAACGGCGATCGCGTGCTCAACAATGAAGAAAGCGACGTCAGTGCGTGCTTGGAAGAGTCGCTACACGCTGACGGTATCGATCTGCAGCTCAACGCTGCGGTGTCGAGCGTGACGTTCAAGGACGGCGTCTTTACGGTCGAGCTCGCCGGCGGTAAGCGCTTCGAGGGCGATCGGTTTCTCGTCGCGACCGGTCGAACGCCGAACACCGCCGCGCTCGACTGCCAGCGAGGGGGCATCGCGTTAGATTCCCGCGGATACGTCAATATAGACGAGCAGTTCCATACGTCTTGCAAGGGCGTGTACGCCATCGGCGACGTCAGCGGCCAGCCGGCATTTACCCACGTGTCGTGGGAAGACTATCGCCGGATGGTCGATATCATTGCCGGCGGAAAACGCACGCGCAGCGACCGCGTTCTGGGATACGCGGTCTTCACCGAGCCGCAAGTTGGTCGCGCCGGCCTCACCTACGATCAAGCGATCAAGAAAGGCATCCGTGCCCGGCGGGAGGAGATACCGCTGAGCGACGTCGCACGCGCTATCGAATGGGGTGAAGAGCGCGGATTTTATCGGATGGTCGTCGACGAAGCGACCGATAAGATCGTCGGCGCGAGCCTCGTCGGCTATGAAGCCTCGGAGATCGTGCACGTCTTTATCGCGCACATGCAAGCCGGCTCGACGTGGAAGACGCTCGACGATTCGGTGCACATCCACCCGACGTATTGTGAGGGCTTACCGACCCTCGCGCGAATGTTCGAGTCGTCGATCAAGCGGCCCATGTAA
- a CDS encoding GAF domain-containing SpoIIE family protein phosphatase: protein MHSPPGPDETPLERRYLTFFAEVGSIFGEALPYDATLQRICEAAAQTVADTATMYLFDDNDELQVVAAAHVLPERSERLRHRTVALMNDPQGPRTWFEAAVRRAKSLLIPHIDADTVKSAGGGAQYVQFILDTGVRSFIIVPLTAQDEVLGAIALVYTDYSNLHYNSDALDLAEDLGRRCGAAIATAKVHETAMNVSTRFQLAALPKSVPQVPGFEFDSLYEPASHEMLVGGDWFDAFELPNDRLGISIGDISGHGVNAAAFTGSLRDALRIAMLMEHDLLKVLDAADVLITQETEKGIFATALIAVVDKRRRTLSCVAAGHPGPLCWNQREQVVTDPFIERGLPLGYRDLCASQQSVQTIGLEPGTFAVFFTDGLVEAEHDYLRGQEQLVEAIGCRSVREAAHPAREIRALLTPGPHPDDLALLTLRST from the coding sequence ATGCACTCGCCCCCGGGGCCGGACGAGACGCCGCTTGAGCGGCGTTATCTCACGTTTTTCGCCGAAGTGGGCTCGATCTTCGGCGAGGCGCTGCCGTACGACGCGACCTTGCAGCGCATTTGCGAAGCGGCCGCCCAGACCGTTGCCGATACCGCGACGATGTATCTTTTCGACGACAACGACGAGCTGCAGGTGGTTGCGGCGGCACACGTCCTTCCCGAGCGCTCGGAGCGTTTGCGCCACCGTACCGTCGCCCTCATGAACGATCCGCAGGGGCCTCGTACGTGGTTTGAGGCCGCCGTGCGCCGCGCCAAAAGCCTGCTGATACCACACATCGACGCGGATACCGTGAAATCCGCGGGCGGCGGCGCGCAGTACGTTCAGTTCATCCTCGACACCGGCGTTCGGTCGTTCATCATCGTCCCGCTCACCGCGCAAGACGAAGTGCTCGGTGCCATCGCGTTGGTGTACACCGACTACAGCAACCTGCACTACAACTCCGACGCACTCGATCTGGCCGAAGATCTTGGACGGCGCTGCGGCGCCGCCATCGCGACGGCAAAGGTGCACGAGACCGCGATGAACGTCTCGACGCGATTTCAACTGGCGGCCCTTCCGAAATCCGTGCCGCAAGTGCCGGGTTTCGAGTTCGATTCGTTGTACGAACCGGCTTCGCATGAGATGCTGGTCGGAGGCGACTGGTTCGATGCGTTCGAGCTTCCCAACGATCGCTTGGGCATTTCGATCGGCGACATCTCGGGTCACGGCGTCAATGCGGCGGCCTTTACGGGAAGCCTGCGCGATGCGCTTCGGATCGCGATGCTCATGGAACACGATCTGCTCAAGGTGCTCGACGCCGCCGACGTGCTCATCACGCAAGAAACCGAGAAGGGCATCTTTGCAACCGCCCTCATCGCGGTCGTCGACAAGCGCCGGCGCACGTTGAGCTGCGTAGCGGCGGGTCATCCCGGACCGCTGTGCTGGAACCAACGGGAGCAAGTTGTGACGGATCCGTTTATCGAGCGTGGATTGCCGTTAGGTTACCGCGACCTGTGCGCGTCGCAGCAATCGGTTCAAACGATCGGCTTAGAGCCAGGGACGTTCGCGGTATTCTTCACCGACGGCCTAGTGGAAGCCGAACACGACTATCTGCGCGGACAAGAGCAACTCGTCGAAGCGATTGGTTGCCGTTCGGTTCGCGAGGCCGCGCATCCAGCGCGCGAGATTCGCGCCCTTCTTACGCCCGGTCCCCATCCCGACGATCTCGCTCTCCTGACGCTGCGCTCCACCTAA
- a CDS encoding amidohydrolase family protein — translation MIDCRCPHAPYSHRVYREAKHSLERRAFLAALAATGAALMVPWKASAASNVVVLKAARLFTGTTLQTPGVLVIKGDRIASMSEGDAGSGATTIELGDATIMPGLIDCHTHVSPFIMPSYYMTLMFPKYRTADNVPEATIYAVRNAQAMLRNGFTTIRDVGGGAGIDLAVRDTIANGAIVGPRVLAAAQALSITGGHGDSNDVPGWVEEDPSVKGGAIAYGPYAFREKVRENVKLHADLIKILSTGGVLSYGDTWDIPQFNLDEVQAVVEEATKFGRKVAAHAHGDPGIAIAVEGGVHSIEHGTGVSEKTLVKMQQRGTHLVPTIWALDSILQPGNPNHIPPSSVQKAEYAATLRNEGMHRAIASTVTIAYGTDAGVFPHHENNKDFALMAGLGMRPIDVLRSATANAAELLGTADRGVLAPGKFADVVAFKGDPTRQMSAMESAPALVMVGGRKVAASAMV, via the coding sequence ATGATCGATTGCCGTTGTCCTCACGCGCCGTACTCGCACCGCGTTTATCGCGAGGCCAAACATTCGCTCGAGCGGCGAGCGTTTCTCGCCGCATTGGCCGCGACCGGCGCAGCACTGATGGTACCGTGGAAAGCGTCGGCGGCGTCGAACGTCGTCGTTCTCAAGGCGGCTCGCTTGTTTACGGGCACGACGCTCCAAACGCCGGGCGTGCTCGTGATCAAAGGCGATCGCATCGCGTCGATGAGCGAAGGCGACGCCGGCAGCGGCGCGACGACGATCGAGTTGGGCGACGCGACGATTATGCCCGGACTTATCGACTGTCATACGCACGTGTCGCCGTTCATCATGCCGTCGTATTACATGACGTTGATGTTTCCGAAGTACCGGACTGCCGACAACGTTCCCGAAGCGACGATCTACGCCGTACGCAACGCGCAGGCGATGCTTCGCAACGGATTCACGACGATCCGTGACGTCGGCGGCGGTGCCGGCATCGACTTGGCCGTGCGCGACACGATCGCCAACGGCGCGATCGTGGGTCCGCGCGTCTTAGCCGCCGCGCAGGCTCTTTCGATTACCGGCGGCCACGGCGATTCCAACGACGTGCCGGGCTGGGTGGAAGAGGATCCCAGCGTGAAAGGCGGCGCGATCGCATACGGCCCATACGCGTTCCGTGAAAAAGTCCGGGAGAACGTCAAGCTGCACGCCGATCTCATCAAGATTCTTTCGACCGGCGGCGTGCTGTCGTACGGCGACACATGGGACATTCCGCAGTTCAATCTCGACGAAGTCCAAGCCGTCGTTGAAGAGGCGACGAAGTTCGGGCGCAAAGTTGCCGCTCACGCGCACGGCGATCCCGGCATCGCGATCGCGGTCGAAGGCGGCGTGCATTCGATCGAACACGGAACCGGGGTCAGCGAAAAAACGCTCGTGAAGATGCAGCAGCGCGGCACGCATTTGGTACCGACGATTTGGGCGCTGGATTCGATTCTGCAGCCGGGCAATCCGAATCACATTCCGCCGTCGTCGGTGCAAAAGGCCGAGTACGCCGCAACGTTGCGTAACGAGGGTATGCACCGCGCGATTGCATCGACCGTAACGATTGCCTACGGCACCGATGCCGGCGTGTTCCCGCATCACGAGAACAACAAGGACTTTGCGTTGATGGCCGGCCTTGGAATGCGTCCGATCGACGTCTTGCGTTCCGCGACGGCAAACGCAGCCGAGTTGCTCGGCACGGCGGACCGCGGCGTTTTGGCGCCCGGCAAGTTTGCCGACGTGGTGGCTTTCAAGGGCGATCCGACGCGGCAGATGTCGGCGATGGAGAGCGCTCCGGCGCTCGTGATGGTCGGCGGACGAAAAGTCGCCGCAAGCGCAATGGTATAA